CATCGCCGCGCACGCCGACGTGCCGGACATCCAGGCCCGCTGGATCGAACATCCCGACTACGCGTTCGGACCGACCGGCGCCAAGGGCATCGGGGAGATCGGCATCGTGGGCGTCCCGGCTGCCATCGGCAACGCCATCTACAACGCCACCGGCAAGCGCCTGCGCGCCCTGCCGTTCACGCCCGACAGGCTGCTCACGGCGGACGCCGACCCGGTCGGCCGCACGCCCTGAACGCCAGCGCCGGACGAGCACATGAGGCAAGCGCCGGGCAGACCGGACGGTCACATGGCGCGAACCGGACATCAGGCGGCAGGTCAGCCCTTCCCACGCCCCTGATCCCGGATCATCGTTGTGAGCCCCGGCCAGTCCGGTGTGCGGCGGCGGGTAGGCGGCACGGATGAGAACTGACCGTCCAGAAGTTGTGTAGCTGCACATGTTCGCGCGGCAGGACGGTGGACAATGGCGGCATGGCCCACCCACCAGCCGTCACGCCCGTCCACCCGGCGGAGTCATGAACGTCCTGCGTTTCGTGGCTCTCCTGACTGTCGCGTACGGCACGCGTGTCCTGCGACTTCCCGTGCGCGGCTGGACCCGGACGCGTGAGGCCGATGGGGTCGGCCCGGTGACCCGCCGGACGTACTGGGTGGATCTCGCGCACCCGGAGCGGAGCATGCCGGACCTCATGGACGACACGCTGCAGCGCCTGCCCGCCACGATTCCGCGCGTGCTGGCCCGGTTCCGGCGCGTGCGGTCCTCGCCTGGGCGGACCGGGCCAGGTGACCGGTTCGCCATTCTCATGCTGGGCGTGCGGCGCGCGCGGGTCGAGGTGACCGACGTCCGACCCGACGGGTTCCGGCTGGGCACACTCCGGCAGCACTCGGAGTCCGGCTGGATCGAGTTCCACTACCGCCCGCTGGGCGAGGGCCGGTACCGCCTGCAGGTCACGTCGCAGGTGCGGGCCAGCAGCTGGGTTGACCGCGTCGCGTACCTCTGCGGTGTGGGCATCCTGCAGCGGCTCACCTGGGAGGCGGGCCTGCGGCGCGTTCTCCGGCGCAGCGGTGGCCGGAAGGTCGGGCATGGCACCACGACCGTCGAGTGGCCCTGACGATTCACGCCAGCGGGTCAGGGGCGCCCGCGGGTCATCTCACAGCGGACTGGAGCGCCGTGGTCGGGACCGGAGTGAACGTGTGTGCTGTGGCCGCAGGACCGTCAGTCCAGCGTGATGGGCGCCTGGGGGGCGCAGCAGCCGGAGGCGGGTTCGCAGCGGTCACTGGTGGCCGCTGTGGGCAGACCGCAGGCGTCCCCGGCTTTGCACTGGACGCCCGGTGGGCGCAGGTGCACGGTGATCGCGTCGGGCTGATGGTCAACGTGCGTGATGTGGTAGTGCACGGCCGGATTGCTGGCGTTGCCGTATTCGACGCGCACCTCGGCCTCGGCCCGCACGGGGATGTGCCGGGTGACGCGGTCGTAGATGGCGAGGAATTTCCGGTTGGTCATGAATCCGGCGCTGGCCTCTTCGGCGTTGCCGTCCATCAGTTGAATGACCGTCTCGCGCCAGGCGTTGGCGTGCCCACCGCAGTCCATGGCCTCGATGGTGACGGCTTTGACCTCGGTGACGTGGTAACCCGCCGGGACCAGTAGGGTCCCATGCAGGTGGAACTGCAGGGGTCGTTGGGGCAGGGTGCGCAGGGCGGTGATCAGGGCGCCTGTGGTGGTGTGCTCGCTGAGGCCGGGGATGGGGGCGGTCTGGGTCATGGCTGGGCTCCTTATTGACATTCTTCGGTGGATGAGGGCAAATGAATCAGCAGGTGAGGCAGGGCGTGCCCGACACCGGGAGTTGCACGATCACGGGAGGCGCCGGACGGGCGAGGAGCGCCCGGCGGGCCTGCTCGGCGTTCCGCAGCAGGTCCTGGTGGTGGGCGAGAGCGACGAACTGAAGGGTAAGGGCGTTCATACGGCCTTCTGGGGCTGCGGCACGGCGGCCAGCAGGGCACTGACGGCGGTGCGGGCGAGGTGCAGACCGTGGGCGCTGAGGGTGTAGTACGTCCATTTGCCGCGCTTTTCACTCGTGACGAGCCCGGCTTCGACAAGGATCTTCATGTGGTGACTGGTGGTGGGTTGACTCAGGCCGAGGCGTTCCTGGACGTCGCAGGTGCAGACGCCCTGCCCGGTGGAGCAGCAGCCCGCGTCAGCGGTGGCGAGGAAGTGCAGGGCCCTGAGGCGGTGTGCGTCGCCCAGCGCCTTGAACACGGCCGCGGTTCCATCGAAATCCATGGATGCAACCTACCTAAACCATCGAAGAATGTCAATGGGAGGATGGGGGCGCCCCGGACCGCCCGCGCAGTTGCCGGAGCACGACCGCCTCGTCGTACCCTGCGCCCTGCACTCCACTCAACCCCACGTCGTGCCGCCCCGGCAGCGTCCGAGAGGGAGATAGACACCGCCACCGACTCCCCCTGCCGGTCCAGTGCCCCAGTGACGCGCTCAACGCCGCGGAGCACACGACGTTCGCGAAGGGCCGCGCCAGTCTGTCCGAGGAAAGAGTGACCGGACTGCCCGGCTCGCCCAGGACCCGGGCGAACGATGACCGGCGCCAGTGGCCCGTGTGTCCAGCCGCGAGGTCACCGCTGCCTGAGGGGGAGGTGCATTACGGTGGCGGACGCAGGACAACCTCCTTGCAGCTGCGGCGACGCCCGGAGTGCGGCCGGGAGCACGTCGCGCGTGACCGGGTGGAAGTCGAGCTTCAGAAAGAAGTCTGCGGCCGTGGTGGTGAGCAGCGTCAGGGTCTCCAGCCGCGACGCCGTGGCCCGCTCAACCATGAGCCGCGTCAGCGCCTGTCCAATCCCCCGGCCCTGGTGATCGGCGCGCACCGCCACCGAGCGCAGCAGCCCGTGCGGACCGTATCGTTCCAGGCCGGCCATCCCCACGACCTCGTTCCCCTGAATCGCCAGCACGAAGTCGGCGAGATGAGTCTCAACCCCCTCCGGCGACAGTTCAGCCGCGGTCAGCAGGGTGTCCAGGGCGGGGAGATCAGCGGCCATGGCTTCCCGGAAGGTCAGGGGGCGGCGCGTGATCCACCGTCCTCTGCGGCGCCGGCGCATTCGGCCTCCAGGGCCTCGGCCAGGAGTTCCAGGGTCCGCAGCACGCTGGCCTGGTCGGCTGGGGGGACGCGGCGCAGGAGGCGAGCGGACTGCTGGCGCAGTGCCGCGTTCAGGCGGTTCACCTGTTCCTGGCCGTCCGGGGTCAGGGTGAGCACCACCACGCGCCGGTCGGGCTGCCCCGCCTGCTTGTCGATCAGGCCTGCACGGGCCAGCTCGTCCACGTTGCGGCTCATCCAGGCCTTGTCGGCCCCCAGGTGACGGCCGAGATCCGCGAGACTCAGCGGTCCTGCCCGGCTCAGGGTGGTGAGGATCTGGCAGCGGGTGAGGCTGTGGATGCCGCAGCCGCTGGCGGTGTGCTGCTGGAGGGTGGTGTGGAGCCGCGTGATGCGGCGCAGAAGGTCGCTGGCGTCCTGGGTCATCCCCACTCCTTTTGGTGCACTTGACAACGATCTGTGAAGAACGTACTTCTGAGAGGAAGTCATTGTCAATATCAACGATCTGGAGGCCCTCATGACCCTGCACCGCACCCGCCCCGCCACGCCTGCCGACGCCGCCGATATCGCCCGCATCTACACCCAGGGCATCGAGGACCGCAGCAGCACCTTCGAAACCCGCCCCCGCACCGCCCAGGACATCACGCCCTGGTTCGACGGCGCTCATCCCATCGTGGTGGTGGACCGTGGAGGCCACGTGACCGCCTTTGCCAGCACCAGCCTCTACCGGCCGCGCGACTGCTACGCCGGCATCG
This is a stretch of genomic DNA from Deinococcus grandis. It encodes these proteins:
- a CDS encoding DUF1990 family protein → MNVLRFVALLTVAYGTRVLRLPVRGWTRTREADGVGPVTRRTYWVDLAHPERSMPDLMDDTLQRLPATIPRVLARFRRVRSSPGRTGPGDRFAILMLGVRRARVEVTDVRPDGFRLGTLRQHSESGWIEFHYRPLGEGRYRLQVTSQVRASSWVDRVAYLCGVGILQRLTWEAGLRRVLRRSGGRKVGHGTTTVEWP
- a CDS encoding DUF6428 family protein, with the protein product MTQTAPIPGLSEHTTTGALITALRTLPQRPLQFHLHGTLLVPAGYHVTEVKAVTIEAMDCGGHANAWRETVIQLMDGNAEEASAGFMTNRKFLAIYDRVTRHIPVRAEAEVRVEYGNASNPAVHYHITHVDHQPDAITVHLRPPGVQCKAGDACGLPTAATSDRCEPASGCCAPQAPITLD
- a CDS encoding ArsR/SmtB family transcription factor → MDFDGTAAVFKALGDAHRLRALHFLATADAGCCSTGQGVCTCDVQERLGLSQPTTSHHMKILVEAGLVTSEKRGKWTYYTLSAHGLHLARTAVSALLAAVPQPQKAV
- the arsN2 gene encoding arsenic resistance N-acetyltransferase ArsN2; the protein is MAADLPALDTLLTAAELSPEGVETHLADFVLAIQGNEVVGMAGLERYGPHGLLRSVAVRADHQGRGIGQALTRLMVERATASRLETLTLLTTTAADFFLKLDFHPVTRDVLPAALRASPQLQGGCPASATVMHLPLRQR
- a CDS encoding MarR family winged helix-turn-helix transcriptional regulator — encoded protein: MTQDASDLLRRITRLHTTLQQHTASGCGIHSLTRCQILTTLSRAGPLSLADLGRHLGADKAWMSRNVDELARAGLIDKQAGQPDRRVVVLTLTPDGQEQVNRLNAALRQQSARLLRRVPPADQASVLRTLELLAEALEAECAGAAEDGGSRAAP